A region of Pyxidicoccus parkwaysis DNA encodes the following proteins:
- a CDS encoding autotransporter outer membrane beta-barrel domain-containing protein, giving the protein MKHIHALLMTVLLSTSVTAAADELSAPLPQERRTVLGISVLPFISSSTLEVGGERVLSPRLSVGLNMRAGLGQQKTRSEATSPFTSMQGGSNQSSFMVGAEPMARLFLTGTAPEGLWLSPRLSISHQQSQVRGIGFGLLENATIDSSEWSVGGAALLGYSAIVGRGLAIQFGAGLDARYSRGSSTSRMPVLGAGVDEVDEASFDESKSSHRTWSAGERVELTVGWAF; this is encoded by the coding sequence ATGAAACACATCCATGCACTGCTGATGACCGTCCTGCTGTCCACCTCCGTCACCGCCGCCGCGGACGAGCTGTCCGCGCCTCTGCCGCAGGAGCGCCGCACCGTCCTGGGCATCTCCGTGCTGCCGTTCATCAGCAGCTCCACGCTGGAAGTCGGAGGCGAGCGCGTGTTGAGCCCGCGCCTGTCCGTGGGGCTCAACATGCGCGCGGGCCTCGGCCAGCAGAAGACCCGGTCCGAGGCCACCAGTCCCTTCACGAGCATGCAGGGAGGGTCCAACCAGTCCAGCTTCATGGTTGGCGCCGAGCCGATGGCCCGCCTCTTCCTGACGGGGACGGCCCCCGAGGGACTCTGGCTCTCGCCCCGGCTCAGCATCTCCCATCAGCAGTCGCAGGTCCGGGGTATTGGCTTCGGCCTGTTGGAGAACGCGACCATCGACTCGAGCGAATGGAGTGTCGGCGGCGCCGCGCTCCTGGGTTACAGCGCCATCGTGGGGCGGGGGCTCGCCATCCAGTTCGGAGCCGGACTCGACGCCAGGTACTCGCGCGGCAGCAGTACCTCGCGCATGCCGGTCCTGGGCGCCGGGGTCGATGAGGTTGATGAGGCCAGTTTCGACGAGTCGAAGTCCAGCCACCGCACCTGGTCCGCCGGTGAGCGCGTGGAGCTGACGGTGGGCTGGGCCTTCTGA